In Blastopirellula sp. J2-11, a single genomic region encodes these proteins:
- a CDS encoding DUF1080 domain-containing protein: protein MKALALGLTLLVASAAVAEEGKWRPLFNGKNLEGWTPKIRYHEAGDNYGDTFRVENGVLKVGYDAEKYPEFNETFGHLFFDEPFSNYRLRVEYRFVGDQCKGGPGWAFRNSGIMIHGESPETMGKDQDFPASIEVQLLGGNGTAKRSTANLCTPGTNVVMKGNLFMPHCTSSSSDTFHGDQWVTCEVEVHGNGVIKHFVNGELVLEYEKSQLDARDAHAKSLAKDGDLMLSGGTISLQSESHPCEFRKVEIMELEE from the coding sequence ATGAAAGCTCTCGCACTTGGATTGACGCTGCTGGTGGCCAGCGCCGCCGTAGCCGAAGAAGGCAAATGGCGTCCCCTGTTCAACGGCAAAAATCTGGAAGGTTGGACGCCCAAGATTCGCTATCACGAAGCCGGCGACAACTATGGCGATACCTTTCGCGTCGAAAATGGCGTGTTAAAGGTCGGATATGACGCCGAAAAGTATCCGGAGTTCAACGAAACTTTCGGACACCTTTTCTTCGACGAGCCTTTCTCCAACTATCGCCTGCGCGTCGAATACCGCTTTGTCGGCGATCAATGCAAAGGCGGCCCCGGCTGGGCGTTCCGCAATAGCGGGATCATGATCCACGGCGAGTCGCCCGAGACGATGGGAAAAGATCAAGACTTTCCCGCATCGATCGAAGTGCAACTGCTGGGCGGCAACGGCACTGCCAAACGGTCCACCGCCAACTTGTGCACGCCGGGGACCAACGTTGTGATGAAGGGCAACTTGTTCATGCCTCACTGCACTAGCAGCAGCAGCGACACCTTTCACGGCGATCAGTGGGTCACCTGCGAAGTGGAAGTGCACGGCAACGGCGTGATCAAACATTTCGTCAACGGCGAGCTCGTCCTGGAGTACGAAAAGTCGCAGCTTGACGCTCGCGACGCACACGCGAAAAGCCTGGCGAAAGATGGCGACCTGATGCTCAGCGGCGGCACGATCTCGCTGCAATCAGAAAGCCATCCTTGCGAGTTTCGCAAGGTGGAGATCATGGAGCTGGAAGAATAA
- a CDS encoding endonuclease/exonuclease/phosphatase family protein, translated as MTRNLLATLLSLLCVTTALAAKPEPLRILSYNIHHGEGVDGKLDLPRIADVIKSAAPHLVLLQEVDRNTARTGNVDQAAELGKLTGMEVAFGGNLRLGKGDYGNAILSRFPLREVKNYSLPNLTNGETRGVLSATVQVPSTTEDETILILATHLDHRTGEADRLASIDFLRQLVGEREQVTIIGGDFNATLESAVLKKFQEHWALANVMEKPTFPVAKPERQIDFVGYRPMGRFQVGAVRVLEEAVASDHRPILVELLPSMR; from the coding sequence GTGACTCGAAATTTGCTGGCGACCCTGTTGTCGCTGTTGTGCGTAACTACCGCATTGGCCGCGAAGCCAGAACCGCTCCGAATTCTCTCCTACAACATTCATCATGGTGAAGGAGTCGACGGCAAGCTTGACTTGCCGCGCATCGCCGATGTAATCAAGTCGGCCGCGCCTCACCTGGTGCTGCTGCAAGAGGTGGATCGCAATACCGCTCGGACTGGAAATGTTGATCAGGCGGCCGAGTTGGGAAAGCTGACCGGCATGGAGGTCGCTTTCGGGGGAAACTTGCGATTGGGGAAAGGAGACTATGGCAATGCGATCCTGTCTCGGTTTCCCTTGCGCGAAGTGAAGAATTACTCTCTGCCTAATTTGACCAACGGCGAGACGCGCGGCGTTCTGAGCGCGACGGTGCAAGTTCCGTCGACGACCGAAGATGAAACGATCCTCATTTTGGCGACGCATCTGGATCATCGCACTGGTGAAGCCGATCGTCTGGCGTCGATCGATTTCCTGCGTCAGCTAGTTGGCGAAAGAGAGCAAGTGACGATCATCGGCGGTGACTTCAATGCGACGCTGGAGAGCGCCGTGCTGAAGAAATTTCAAGAGCATTGGGCGTTGGCGAATGTGATGGAGAAGCCGACGTTTCCGGTCGCCAAGCCGGAGCGGCAGATCGACTTTGTCGGTTATCGGCCGATGGGGCGCTTTCAAGTTGGCGCTGTTCGCGTCTTGGAAGAAGCGGTTGCTTCCGATCATCGTCCGATCTTGGTAGAGCTTCTGCCGTCGATGCGCTAG
- a CDS encoding RNA polymerase sigma factor: MSKDNSAFEAAPLDAAAVETYYCEHADRLQRFVWGVVRDAPTAADVVHTTFVKFAALGGSVEPAARKSWLYQVAYREALSIRRRLAVGRKVDKRLQWLHAGWDSAAPDTELVRGELIDQVRQGIDRLPEELKQIVHLRIYEEQTFAEIAETLQIPLGTALGRMRNALAKLKMALTKLDQQTKREN, from the coding sequence TTGAGCAAGGACAACTCGGCGTTCGAAGCGGCGCCGCTGGATGCTGCCGCCGTCGAAACGTACTACTGCGAACATGCGGATCGCCTGCAACGCTTTGTTTGGGGCGTGGTGCGTGACGCGCCGACAGCGGCGGATGTTGTCCACACGACCTTTGTCAAATTCGCCGCGTTGGGCGGTTCGGTAGAGCCAGCTGCTCGCAAAAGCTGGCTCTACCAAGTCGCCTATCGCGAGGCCTTGTCGATCCGCCGCCGCTTGGCCGTGGGGCGCAAAGTCGACAAACGACTGCAGTGGTTGCACGCCGGCTGGGACTCGGCGGCGCCCGATACCGAACTGGTTCGCGGTGAATTGATCGACCAGGTTCGCCAGGGGATCGACCGCTTGCCGGAAGAGTTGAAACAAATCGTTCACTTGCGAATTTACGAAGAACAAACTTTTGCCGAAATCGCGGAGACGTTGCAAATACCGCTGGGGACCGCGTTGGGCCGGATGCGAAATGCGCTCGCGAAATTAAAAATGGCCCTCACCAAACTCGATCAACAAACCAAACGCGAAAACTGA
- a CDS encoding sigma-70 family RNA polymerase sigma factor yields MNQPAENSPPSSAMTPAQSRELLARSWVKAQPSVLAFVIASAPQFTDAEDLLQEVAAEVAIRFDEYDVSRPFLPWALWVAKIKIADFYRGKKREKLVFVGEAMDALVEACTRVQDLMNEEQQALNECLGATTGRSRELLTMRYAQDMKPRQIAAKLGMSAAAVRVTLSRVRTALSDCVNQRLGRTAS; encoded by the coding sequence ATGAACCAACCCGCCGAAAATTCGCCCCCCTCTAGCGCTATGACGCCGGCGCAGTCGCGAGAGCTTCTGGCGCGCAGTTGGGTCAAAGCGCAGCCCTCGGTCCTGGCGTTTGTGATTGCTTCGGCGCCGCAGTTCACCGACGCCGAGGATCTGCTGCAAGAGGTTGCCGCCGAAGTCGCAATTCGCTTTGACGAGTACGATGTCAGCCGACCATTTCTGCCTTGGGCTCTTTGGGTCGCTAAGATCAAGATCGCCGATTTCTATCGCGGCAAGAAACGGGAAAAGCTGGTCTTTGTCGGGGAAGCGATGGACGCGTTGGTTGAAGCCTGCACGCGCGTGCAAGACTTGATGAACGAGGAGCAACAAGCGTTAAACGAATGTCTGGGTGCGACGACGGGACGTTCCCGCGAATTGCTGACGATGCGCTATGCGCAGGATATGAAGCCGCGGCAAATTGCGGCCAAGCTCGGCATGTCGGCCGCGGCGGTGCGTGTGACATTATCGCGAGTCCGGACGGCGCTGTCGGATTGCGTCAACCAGCGTCTCGGAAGGACTGCGTCGTAA
- a CDS encoding DUF1501 domain-containing protein: MAIHRTCDGMRRRDVMKIGLMGGVGLSLSGYLQLSSAGEVADKNAKAGIFIDLTGGPTHLDTFDLKPDAASEFRGDFKPIETNVPGMLISEHLPKLAKQADKFCILRGVSHTLAAHRLGSEYVNTGTRPIASLTYPAYGSVVAKELTAPVDLPPNVAIPRGSHSSGFLGVKYASLNTNSTPKAGAPYAVRGVSLSGGLTIEEVNRRQDLLTSLDRKFRGYESDDQLLEGLDQFSQQAHAIITSKKAREAFDVSKESPAFAKAFEADSFSMSCLLAIRLVEAGVRFVTITNGGWDTHVDGFTRLKEKQLPPLDNGLAALYGGLAERGLLDQTAVFVTGEFGRTPKINANGGRDHYPRCMTMLMAGGGVRGGQVIGASDEKGAAPADGHGIRPDDVAASFYHALGIDHAKEYHTSSGRPITLVRDGNVIEKLFA, from the coding sequence ATGGCGATTCACCGAACTTGTGACGGAATGCGGCGCCGCGACGTGATGAAAATTGGTCTGATGGGCGGAGTAGGACTCAGCCTTTCGGGCTATCTGCAACTCTCCAGCGCCGGCGAAGTCGCCGATAAGAACGCCAAAGCGGGCATTTTTATCGACCTGACCGGCGGACCGACGCATCTCGATACGTTTGACTTGAAGCCAGATGCGGCGAGTGAGTTCCGCGGTGATTTTAAGCCGATCGAAACCAACGTTCCCGGCATGCTGATCAGTGAACATCTGCCGAAGCTGGCCAAGCAAGCCGACAAATTTTGCATCCTGCGAGGCGTGTCGCACACGTTGGCCGCGCATCGACTTGGTTCGGAATACGTCAATACCGGTACGCGGCCGATCGCGTCGCTCACCTATCCCGCCTACGGTTCGGTCGTCGCCAAAGAACTGACGGCGCCGGTTGATTTGCCGCCGAATGTCGCGATTCCCCGCGGCTCGCATTCGTCGGGCTTCCTCGGCGTCAAATATGCGTCGCTCAACACGAATTCGACGCCAAAGGCAGGCGCACCGTACGCGGTGCGCGGCGTCAGTTTGAGCGGCGGACTAACCATCGAAGAGGTGAACCGGCGACAAGATTTGCTCACGTCGCTCGATCGCAAGTTCCGCGGCTATGAGTCAGACGATCAGTTGCTGGAAGGTCTCGATCAGTTCAGCCAACAAGCGCATGCGATCATCACCTCGAAGAAGGCTCGCGAAGCGTTTGACGTGAGTAAAGAATCGCCAGCCTTCGCCAAAGCGTTTGAAGCGGACAGCTTCAGCATGAGCTGCTTGCTGGCGATTCGCCTGGTCGAAGCTGGGGTTCGTTTCGTCACCATCACCAACGGCGGTTGGGACACGCATGTCGACGGCTTCACGCGCTTGAAAGAGAAGCAACTGCCGCCGCTCGACAATGGCCTTGCCGCGCTGTACGGCGGCTTGGCCGAGCGGGGATTGCTCGATCAAACGGCGGTCTTTGTGACCGGCGAATTTGGCCGTACGCCGAAGATCAACGCCAACGGCGGTCGCGACCACTATCCGCGTTGCATGACCATGCTGATGGCCGGCGGCGGAGTTCGCGGCGGTCAGGTGATCGGCGCCAGCGATGAAAAAGGGGCGGCGCCTGCTGACGGACATGGCATCCGTCCCGATGACGTCGCCGCGTCGTTCTATCACGCGCTCGGCATCGATCACGCCAAAGAGTATCACACCAGCAGCGGTCGTCCGATCACGCTGGTTCGCGATGGCAATGTGATTGAAAAGTTGTTTGCTTAA
- a CDS encoding DUF1549 and DUF1553 domain-containing protein produces the protein MHAFLTYAGSTESNKEFSMTHRLLAPWGMLPLGMLLVAGFCCFTVTSLSGADLPTLDQRFADEAIDEVPNFQRHVIPLMSRLGCNGRSCHGSFQGRGGFQLSLFGYDFQADHDAMTKGEEPRVNVDAIDESLIIAKPTDEFAHEGGERYKLGSWEHRVFKNWIAAGAKFDKDEVAKLERLEVTPAEVLFGVDPENVQLKAVAVWADGSREDVTPLCRYTTNDGEIAAVDGDGVISAGEKGDTHVIVAYDKAVISVPVLRPLTDLVGAKYPDIATTTKIDELVVGKLRKLGITPSPVAADEEFLRRVNLDIAGTLPTPDEVRAFVADKDPSKRQAKINELLDTTAYVAKWTTLLCDITGNNDQQLNNVSPVRLGPSQEWYDWIYRRVEQNMPYDELATGIIMARSREPGDSYREYCEEMSDLYRKNESFADRDTLTHYWARLNFRTPEDRAIGFAYTFMGIRIQCAQCHKHPFDVWSKQDFDDFKTFFAQARFTRQPRRNDASFEEYTALLKELDVTGKNGGEVRRNIAKKLQQGSTVPFPEVELLPTAAIFRQPKRGKRNKDMPKPDMMANILGETEVDLSKVEDIRAPLMKWLGGETNPYFAKAIVNRVWAAYFNVGIVDPVDDLSLGNPPSNGPLLDYLAAGFIKNGYDMKWLHREITSSDTYQRTWLPNDTNRMDFRNFSRAIPRRLPAEVAYDIVTQATTNDKTLENYAATLEDRAMSIPGTSPQGKSRNAQYALQVFGRSTRESNCECDRSMEASLLQTVYLQNDSEVLKRLTDNGGWIAELSKQINGNPDVDKQLERRVEQGRELISNGQKKLARMRQSNAKPEAIRQAAKKLAAARSRLETLERQLRRQKLPSAEKSTPTDIHSLVEEAYLRTLSRWPDQEEQTLAQRHFQEVGDPVDSIRDLMWALVNTKEFIVNH, from the coding sequence ATGCACGCCTTTCTGACTTATGCCGGTTCGACCGAATCGAACAAGGAGTTTTCGATGACGCACCGTTTGCTCGCCCCCTGGGGGATGTTGCCCCTGGGGATGTTGCTGGTCGCTGGGTTCTGTTGCTTCACCGTGACCAGCCTCAGCGGCGCCGATCTGCCGACGCTCGATCAGCGTTTTGCTGACGAAGCGATTGACGAGGTCCCCAACTTTCAGCGTCATGTGATTCCGCTCATGAGCCGCTTGGGCTGCAACGGCCGCTCTTGCCATGGTTCGTTTCAAGGCCGCGGCGGCTTCCAGTTGTCTCTCTTCGGTTACGACTTTCAAGCCGATCATGACGCGATGACCAAAGGGGAGGAGCCCCGGGTCAACGTCGACGCGATCGACGAAAGCTTGATTATCGCCAAGCCGACCGACGAGTTCGCCCATGAAGGAGGGGAACGCTACAAGCTAGGGAGCTGGGAGCATCGCGTCTTCAAAAATTGGATCGCCGCCGGCGCCAAGTTTGACAAAGACGAAGTCGCCAAGCTGGAACGCCTGGAAGTGACTCCGGCCGAAGTGCTGTTTGGCGTCGACCCCGAAAACGTACAACTGAAAGCGGTCGCCGTGTGGGCCGATGGTTCGCGTGAAGATGTCACGCCGCTCTGCCGTTACACGACCAATGACGGCGAAATCGCCGCGGTCGACGGCGACGGCGTGATCAGCGCCGGTGAAAAAGGGGACACGCATGTCATTGTCGCCTACGACAAAGCGGTGATCTCGGTGCCGGTTTTGCGACCCCTGACCGATTTGGTGGGCGCCAAGTATCCGGATATCGCCACGACGACCAAAATTGATGAGCTGGTCGTCGGCAAACTTCGCAAGCTGGGGATCACGCCTTCGCCGGTCGCCGCAGACGAAGAATTCCTGCGTCGGGTCAATCTCGACATCGCCGGCACGTTGCCGACGCCGGATGAAGTTCGCGCGTTCGTCGCCGACAAAGATCCCAGCAAACGCCAGGCGAAGATCAACGAATTGCTCGATACGACCGCCTATGTCGCCAAATGGACGACGCTGTTGTGCGATATCACCGGCAACAACGATCAGCAGTTGAACAACGTTTCGCCGGTCCGGCTGGGACCGAGCCAGGAATGGTACGACTGGATCTATCGCCGTGTTGAACAAAACATGCCGTACGACGAACTGGCGACCGGCATCATCATGGCTCGCAGCCGCGAGCCGGGCGATTCGTACCGTGAGTATTGCGAAGAGATGAGCGATCTCTATCGCAAGAACGAATCGTTCGCCGATCGCGACACGTTGACCCACTATTGGGCGCGGCTCAATTTCCGTACGCCGGAAGATCGCGCCATCGGTTTCGCCTATACTTTCATGGGGATTCGGATTCAGTGCGCTCAATGCCATAAGCATCCGTTTGACGTCTGGTCAAAACAAGACTTTGACGACTTTAAAACCTTCTTCGCCCAAGCTCGCTTCACGCGTCAACCGCGACGCAACGACGCTTCGTTTGAAGAATACACGGCGCTCCTCAAAGAGCTGGACGTTACCGGAAAGAACGGCGGCGAGGTACGCCGCAATATCGCCAAGAAACTGCAGCAAGGGAGCACGGTTCCCTTTCCCGAAGTCGAATTGCTCCCCACGGCCGCTATCTTCCGCCAGCCTAAACGCGGCAAGCGAAATAAAGACATGCCGAAGCCTGACATGATGGCCAACATCCTGGGCGAGACCGAAGTTGACTTGTCGAAGGTGGAAGATATTCGCGCGCCGCTGATGAAATGGCTCGGCGGCGAAACGAATCCCTATTTCGCCAAAGCGATCGTGAATCGCGTTTGGGCCGCTTACTTCAATGTGGGGATTGTGGATCCGGTCGATGACCTGAGCCTGGGCAATCCGCCGTCGAATGGTCCGCTGCTCGATTATCTGGCCGCCGGCTTTATCAAAAACGGTTACGACATGAAGTGGCTCCATCGCGAGATCACCTCCAGCGACACCTACCAGCGAACCTGGTTGCCCAACGACACGAATCGAATGGACTTCCGCAACTTCAGCCGCGCGATTCCACGTCGTCTGCCGGCTGAAGTCGCTTACGACATCGTGACCCAAGCGACGACCAACGACAAAACGTTAGAGAACTATGCGGCGACCCTCGAAGATCGCGCCATGTCGATCCCCGGCACATCGCCGCAAGGCAAGTCGCGTAACGCCCAGTATGCGTTGCAAGTCTTCGGTCGTTCGACACGCGAGAGCAACTGCGAATGTGACCGCTCGATGGAAGCGAGTCTGCTGCAGACCGTTTATCTGCAAAACGATTCGGAAGTGTTGAAGCGTCTGACCGATAACGGCGGCTGGATCGCCGAATTATCGAAGCAGATCAACGGCAATCCGGATGTCGACAAACAACTGGAGCGTCGCGTCGAGCAAGGACGCGAACTGATCAGCAACGGCCAGAAAAAGTTGGCGCGGATGCGTCAGAGCAACGCCAAGCCCGAGGCGATCCGACAGGCCGCCAAAAAATTGGCCGCGGCTCGCTCGCGGTTAGAAACGCTGGAACGACAGCTTCGTCGACAGAAACTTCCCTCCGCCGAAAAGTCGACGCCGACCGATATTCATTCGCTGGTGGAAGAAGCCTATTTGCGCACGCTCAGCCGTTGGCCCGATCAGGAAGAGCAGACGCTCGCCCAGCGCCACTTCCAAGAAGTCGGCGATCCGGTCGACAGCATTCGCGATTTGATGTGGGCGTTGGTCAACACCAAAGAGTTCATCGTTAATCACTAA
- a CDS encoding DUF1559 domain-containing protein, which translates to MRREFGFQLRRGFTLVELLVVIAIIGVLIALLLPAVQQAREAVRRISCNNQIKQLGLALHNYHDTFSSMPPGNYGMSASGKYDGANWRVLVLPFIEQSSLHDQLNFAGRFEGDNLTGNEILRELIVPGLICPSSALDPFSNPHGRNDEKAMNISYVGISGGAPSDTQPLVGYMDCGYGWFANNGMLLTNQATKLRDATDGTSNTMLLAEQSGLIDNQELTANYRGGWHGASSKDTAGTSTCNQVWFAGTTTVRYNPNYDIITPGNSYQYRHNTVLNSFHPGGVNMLLTDGSTRFISDTISLETLKRLAVRNDGEVFEEY; encoded by the coding sequence ATGCGTCGGGAATTTGGTTTTCAACTGCGCCGCGGGTTCACGCTGGTGGAGCTGTTGGTCGTGATTGCGATCATCGGCGTGTTGATTGCGCTGTTGTTGCCGGCGGTCCAGCAGGCGCGTGAAGCGGTTCGGCGGATTTCCTGCAACAACCAGATCAAGCAGCTAGGCTTGGCGCTGCACAACTATCATGACACGTTCAGCTCGATGCCGCCGGGCAACTACGGCATGAGCGCCTCTGGTAAATATGACGGCGCAAACTGGCGCGTGCTCGTCTTACCCTTTATCGAACAGTCTTCGCTGCACGATCAACTGAACTTCGCTGGGCGGTTTGAAGGGGATAATCTCACTGGCAACGAAATTCTTCGTGAGCTGATCGTGCCGGGTTTGATCTGTCCGTCCAGCGCCCTCGATCCCTTCTCGAATCCGCATGGCCGTAATGATGAAAAAGCGATGAATATCAGCTACGTCGGCATTTCGGGAGGAGCGCCTTCCGATACGCAGCCGTTGGTTGGGTATATGGACTGCGGCTACGGTTGGTTCGCGAACAATGGGATGCTGCTGACCAATCAGGCGACCAAATTACGTGACGCGACCGACGGAACGTCCAATACGATGTTGCTGGCCGAACAGTCAGGACTGATCGACAACCAAGAGCTAACCGCCAACTATCGCGGCGGTTGGCACGGAGCCAGCAGCAAGGACACCGCCGGCACGTCCACGTGCAACCAGGTTTGGTTCGCCGGAACAACAACCGTTCGCTACAACCCCAACTACGACATCATCACCCCGGGCAACAGTTATCAGTACCGGCACAACACCGTACTCAACTCGTTTCACCCCGGCGGCGTCAACATGTTGCTGACTGACGGCAGCACGCGTTTTATCTCCGATACGATCAGCCTCGAGACGCTCAAGCGTTTGGCTGTTCGCAATGATGGCGAAGTCTTCGAGGAATATTAA
- a CDS encoding ABC transporter permease produces MFIGPVFTREAAVTPRRSKFYTYRTVYVAALFLLMCTAWLVMAGTQIIRNVGDMARFGAVLFQILAPIQLSLVIFFAAFSSASAVALEKDKKTLILLLMTRLNNSELVLGKMLASLLNVLVLILAALPLFTAIVLFGGVSPSQIIYVFLVTFVTAIAAGSLGSTLALWREKTFQTLSLTALSIVFWLGFCEAIAAGALTWLIGDMPLGMAPDTLATALSPIRAVLEAARPFPTLSIELGALGNPIWLYLVIACGTTLALNGLSIALVRVWNPSREARRDFGPKAETQESIWGAEHDLAQKPGKPAAESDESRRSEHVDARTRKMQSNHRQVWDNPVLWRETQTWAYGRKVIIIRVVYMLLVAAAAAALHQLILSNAAKSVVDQMGAIIPDAAQALTPLYLVSMVIVNALAVTSITNERDGRSLDILLVTDLTPREFIFGKLMGVLWVTKEMVIAPLLLTFYLWWQDGMNTENLVFLSLGLAVMYLFVTTLGIHCGMIYASSRVAIGVSLGTVFFLFLGVITCILLMISFSDSFHFQLFPFLGFIAGGGLGLYVAIGHRNPSPAIATAAFVVPLATFYAITTLLLNKNLEVFLVTAFSYGFTTFAMLIPAIYEFDVEMGRTSGQDDS; encoded by the coding sequence TTGTTCATCGGGCCCGTCTTTACGCGAGAAGCCGCCGTTACTCCACGGCGGAGCAAGTTTTACACCTACCGCACGGTCTACGTCGCCGCTCTCTTTTTGCTGATGTGCACCGCCTGGCTGGTGATGGCCGGTACGCAGATCATTCGCAATGTTGGCGATATGGCTCGGTTTGGAGCGGTGCTATTCCAGATTCTTGCGCCGATTCAATTGAGTCTGGTGATTTTCTTCGCCGCTTTTTCGTCGGCCAGCGCGGTCGCGCTCGAGAAAGACAAAAAGACGCTCATCCTGCTGCTGATGACGCGACTGAATAACTCCGAACTGGTCCTCGGCAAGATGCTGGCCAGCTTGCTGAACGTGCTCGTTCTGATCCTAGCGGCGTTGCCGCTTTTTACGGCGATCGTGCTGTTCGGCGGAGTCTCTCCTTCGCAGATCATCTATGTCTTTCTGGTGACGTTTGTCACGGCGATCGCCGCAGGCAGTTTGGGATCGACGCTGGCGCTGTGGCGCGAGAAGACGTTTCAAACGTTGTCGCTGACGGCGCTTTCAATCGTGTTTTGGCTTGGCTTTTGTGAAGCGATCGCTGCAGGCGCGTTGACCTGGTTGATTGGCGACATGCCGTTGGGAATGGCCCCAGACACGCTGGCGACGGCGCTCAGCCCGATTCGCGCGGTGCTGGAAGCGGCTCGCCCATTTCCGACCTTGTCCATCGAACTGGGAGCGTTGGGCAATCCGATTTGGCTGTACCTGGTGATCGCCTGCGGAACGACGCTGGCGCTAAACGGCCTGTCGATCGCATTGGTCCGCGTCTGGAATCCATCACGAGAAGCGCGGCGCGATTTTGGTCCTAAGGCCGAAACGCAAGAGTCGATCTGGGGCGCCGAGCATGATCTGGCCCAGAAACCAGGCAAACCGGCCGCCGAGTCGGATGAATCACGACGCTCCGAGCATGTGGATGCTCGGACTCGTAAGATGCAGTCGAATCATCGCCAGGTGTGGGACAACCCGGTCTTATGGCGTGAGACGCAAACCTGGGCTTATGGTCGTAAGGTGATCATCATCCGGGTCGTCTATATGCTGCTCGTCGCGGCGGCTGCGGCGGCGCTGCATCAATTGATCCTCAGCAATGCGGCCAAGTCGGTGGTTGATCAGATGGGCGCGATCATTCCGGACGCCGCCCAAGCGCTGACGCCGCTTTACCTGGTCAGCATGGTAATCGTGAACGCATTGGCGGTCACTTCTATCACCAACGAACGGGACGGACGATCGCTCGATATTCTGCTGGTGACCGATCTGACCCCGCGAGAATTTATTTTTGGCAAGTTGATGGGCGTATTGTGGGTGACCAAAGAAATGGTGATCGCCCCGCTGTTGCTGACGTTTTATCTTTGGTGGCAAGACGGAATGAATACCGAAAACCTTGTCTTCCTCAGTCTCGGCCTGGCGGTGATGTATCTGTTTGTGACGACGCTCGGCATCCACTGCGGCATGATTTACGCTAGCAGTCGTGTTGCGATCGGCGTGAGTCTAGGCACCGTCTTCTTCCTGTTCCTGGGGGTGATTACCTGTATCTTGCTGATGATTTCGTTCAGCGACTCGTTCCACTTCCAGCTCTTCCCGTTCCTGGGGTTCATCGCCGGCGGGGGGCTCGGGTTGTATGTCGCGATCGGCCATCGCAATCCATCTCCGGCGATCGCGACGGCGGCGTTTGTGGTGCCGCTCGCGACGTTTTACGCGATCACGACGTTGTTGCTGAACAAAAATCTCGAAGTCTTTCTGGTGACTGCCTTCTCCTACGGCTTTACGACATTCGCTATGCTGATTCCAGCGATCTATGAATTTGATGTCGAAATGGGGAGAACGTCTGGGCAAGATGACTCGTAA